The nucleotide window CAGCCCGTGAGCGCATCGCTGCACCGCACGCACGATCTTGTTTACGTCCACCGGCTCGAGTGATCCATTGCGTTTGCGCACATGCATCACCGCCGTCTCTTCGGGCACGGGAAAACCCGGCGTCACATCGGAGAGGGTCGTCTGTACAGGAATGCGATCGGTAGTAGCGGCCATCGGGAGAGTCTCCTGGGCCTCGGAAAGCATGCGAAGAAACAGCACCAGCCGCTCCGGGCGGAGCAGCGCCAGTTACCGTTACTTCGCCTCCCCTCGGAGGCGCGAACGTATATTTCCGTTGGCAGGTCTTCGGACTATGCAGGTTCGAACCTACTTGCCAGACTTCCCGAGGTCCGAACGGGACCCAGTGTCCTCGTGGCTTTCGTACCTGCTAACCGCTGCGGGGCAGTTCCGGAGTTTCACCGGATTCCCTTTTCATCCTCCTCATAGAAGGAACCATCGGAATAAACCCACTATAAGTTGAGTCGACAGCCACAAACAAGACCACCCATTGTGGATATTCTGCAAATCTCTGCAAAACCCCACCATGGGTGACCGGTAGCCGCTCTCTATTAACGAATCAGTAACGCCAGCTCTTTACATCCGCTCCTTCGGGCGCCGTTCTCAGCATGTGATCGACCATCTGCGGAAGCACCCGCTGCGGCCAGTTCGCATTGTTTTCCTGCATCGTGTACTCGGCCGGACCGCCCGTATAGCAATGCGGCTCACCCGGCCCGTACTGAAACTGGGCGTCCGAGTGCGGATTGCGCGTCGCCTCGAGCGACTTCTGTAGATCATGCACCGCGTTGTTCAGGAAATAGGTGTCGCCGTCTCCGACCGCGAGGTGCAGCTTGCCCTCGAGCTTCGGTCCCAGCGTCGCCCAGTTCTTCTGCATATAGGCGTTCAGGTCGTAGTGCTCATGCCAGTACTCGACGACCTGCTTGTCGATCTCCCCCGTCAGCGGATCGATCACCTGTGCCGGGTAGCCATCTGCTCCCTGGGGTGAAAAGACCGCCTGCCAGATATTCCACTGCTCGGTGGAGCGCCCATGCGTGCCCAGCACATATTCGAAGCGGAACTCAGCATCGGTGTTCGCGATGATCGAGCCATCCGGCTTGCGATCAGCCGCTATCGGAATCTCGCCGAAGTCGCCCTTGCGGACAAAGGCATTCGCATCGTTGTAGAGATCGATGTTCTGATAGCCGTGGAAGTCCACCGGGTCAGGGCACGCTGCCCAGGTTCCGTTGTACATATCCGGATAGAAGACTTGCGTCGCCAAAGCTTCCCAGCCGCCGGTCGAGCCGCCGAAGGTAGCGCGCGCCCATCCCTGCCCAAGGCCGCGATACTTCTTCTCGATAAACGGGATCAGCTCCTCGTTGATCGCCGAGCCGTAAGGGCCCACATTCGCCGAGTCCACCACGTACGAGTCGTCATAGTATGGGTTCGCGTTCTGCACGTAGATCATGATCACGCGCGGCAGCCGACCCGAGGTCCAGTCCTGATAAAAGCGGTAGCCCGCGCTTCCACGGCGCGGACCGCCCTTTGCCTTCGGGTCAGGAGGCGTCGTCACCCACGGCAGCGGCCCGAAGCCCGCATGGTAGTGATCC belongs to Silvibacterium dinghuense and includes:
- a CDS encoding alpha/beta hydrolase-fold protein — protein: MHRLAIAAVAVLTCVCAHAQRIEVSIPASKPLNGHLVLVFSKNTESEPRDQLEENYLSSQGFGVDVVNQDPAKPIVVDAATVGYPRKTLNDLDAGDYTVQAVFNVYEEFHLENGKTLWLPPDKGEGQHWNHKPGNPYDAPVKVHFDPKSKTVLKLTLDKVIPPIEGTDEDPAVMAAKDPGAKWLKYERFRSEKLSKFWGRDVYLGAWVLLPDGFDEHPDAHYPLVVYQDHYHAGFGPLPWVTTPPDPKAKGGPRRGSAGYRFYQDWTSGRLPRVIMIYVQNANPYYDDSYVVDSANVGPYGSAINEELIPFIEKKYRGLGQGWARATFGGSTGGWEALATQVFYPDMYNGTWAACPDPVDFHGYQNIDLYNDANAFVRKGDFGEIPIAADRKPDGSIIANTDAEFRFEYVLGTHGRSTEQWNIWQAVFSPQGADGYPAQVIDPLTGEIDKQVVEYWHEHYDLNAYMQKNWATLGPKLEGKLHLAVGDGDTYFLNNAVHDLQKSLEATRNPHSDAQFQYGPGEPHCYTGGPAEYTMQENNANWPQRVLPQMVDHMLRTAPEGADVKSWRY